A window of Terriglobales bacterium genomic DNA:
CGTGGCCCAGGAGAGCCCGGCCTGGATGGTGTAGGCGGCCATACCCCAGCGCTCCTTCGCTCCCGTAGCCATGGCATAGACCAGCAGGGCGTTGGGGCCAGTACCGGCCATCACCGTGAAATAGCGCGAGGTGGGCCGGCCTGCAAAGTCCTGACACTCGATCTTGCCGGCGGCCAGGCGCCGGGGCTCGGCCTCGACCAAGATCCGCGCTGCCTTGACGGGATGGTTGGGGATGCCCAGGTCGAGCGCCAGGGCGTTGCCAGTGCCGAGCGGGATGATGCCCAGGGCAGCGGCGCCACCGGCGGCGATCATCCCCTGCAAGGCCTCGTGGACGGTGCCATCGCCGCCGCAGGCGAAGACGGCGTCACAGCCCGCGGCCACGGCCTCACGCGCCTGCTCGCCCGCCGAACCCGCGGCGCGCGTGGGCGTTACCACCACCTCCACCCCGGCGGCGCGCACCACCGCAGCGGCGGATTCCACGTCCTCGAGGCGGCGCTTGAGCTTGCTCCCGGAGGCTGGGTTGTAGAGGAAGGCGGCTTTTTGCATGAATCGTGCTCTTGTAACACTTGCCGAGCGATTGTGAAAAGAGAAAAGGCCCGGGCGCTTCCCGGGCCCTTTTTTCTGTATTCTCCCTGGGCGCCGACCTCGGCAGGTTGCGCCCCGGCTCCTCACTTCTTGTACTTCAGGATGATCATGCGTTTCATGGCGCCACCGTTGATGGAGGAGTCGATGTAGAAGGTGAAGGAAGCGGGCTTCAGCTCGCTGTACACCTGCCGCATCTTCATCTTCATCATTTTCTTGGGGTCCGGGCCGGGCATTTCGACATTCGAGGTGAAGACCAGCTCGTTGCCCTCCCACTTGCCGGTTGCGCCGGCATCGCAGCCGCCGAGGCCTTCACTGTCGCACCACAGGGAACGATAGGCGCCGGCCTTGGCGTCCCACCAGATGACGCCGTGTCCGGTGAACGGTCCCATGCTGCTGCGGGCCTTGAAGTCGGCAATCAGCGAATTGCCCGCGGGGCCGGCCTTGACCACTTCAGTTCCCTTGCCCGTCCCGGCCTGTGCCTCCGGCCCCATCTCGGGGACGGCTTCGAACTTCTCGTCCACGGCCCAGGTGCCCACGAACATCTTTACCAGCTTGGCCATCTCCGGCGACTGCTTGGCCGTCATGTCCATTGGGGCCGCCTTCTTGGCCGCTGCGGCCGGCGCCTTCGCCGTGTCCTTTTTGTCCGCCGCCTTCGTCGCCTTTTCCTGGGCCGGCGCCACTCCCAGGCTCAAACCGAGGATCACTAGAAACCACGATATCCGCATTCGCATAGTCAGCCTCCCTGCTAGCGCAGGGAATCTTAAATGCAGGGGCGCGGCGGCGCAACACAGCCAATATAATCGGCAGCCATGGCGGTTCAGGACACGGAGCGGCGGATCGAGGTATTGCGGGGGAAGATCCGCCACCACGAGCATCGCTACTACGTGCTCGACGATCCGGAGATCTCCGACGCCGAGTTCGACCGCCTGATGCAGCAACTCAAGGCGCTCGAGGCCGAACA
This region includes:
- a CDS encoding diacylglycerol kinase family protein, which translates into the protein MQKAAFLYNPASGSKLKRRLEDVESAAAVVRAAGVEVVVTPTRAAGSAGEQAREAVAAGCDAVFACGGDGTVHEALQGMIAAGGAAALGIIPLGTGNALALDLGIPNHPVKAARILVEAEPRRLAAGKIECQDFAGRPTSRYFTVMAGTGPNALLVYAMATGAKERWGMAAYTIQAGLSWATARFAPFEVEYVEAQSGERRRQVVAEMLAARVSDFPFPLKRVAPGAALTRDDMRVILFRPPVRLRYLAHLSGAMVGIQWKVPGVELVHATEVLCRPLEPGPGDPSKKSGRVLAEADGELLGTLPARFSMLPNAFTLLMPRGR
- a CDS encoding DUF1579 family protein, which encodes MRMRISWFLVILGLSLGVAPAQEKATKAADKKDTAKAPAAAAKKAAPMDMTAKQSPEMAKLVKMFVGTWAVDEKFEAVPEMGPEAQAGTGKGTEVVKAGPAGNSLIADFKARSSMGPFTGHGVIWWDAKAGAYRSLWCDSEGLGGCDAGATGKWEGNELVFTSNVEMPGPDPKKMMKMKMRQVYSELKPASFTFYIDSSINGGAMKRMIILKYKK